A portion of the Pseudomonas synxantha BG33R genome contains these proteins:
- a CDS encoding PqiC family protein: MMTAPRLPLFLMLAGLLGLAGCSTHQPVSLYQLDSGSPAQPAQTAGMAVLLGPVVVADYLQRETLLQRQNDGSLQGSTDGRWAGSLSSDINQLMLRQVAGQLDSQRVVLAPGPSGFTPDVQVLLTITRLDSGKSQPAILDAQWRLIDRRGQVRDNRIVHLQEEHTGTTASQVQAQGVLLQHLAQQLSVALKPLANQPPIAEVQPRKQAPAQAKPAAPEKPKMPMATPIRTDLEVFRF, from the coding sequence ATGATGACTGCTCCACGCCTTCCTCTATTTTTGATGCTCGCTGGCCTTTTGGGGCTGGCGGGTTGCAGCACGCACCAACCGGTGTCGCTGTACCAGCTGGACAGCGGTAGCCCGGCTCAGCCAGCCCAAACGGCTGGCATGGCGGTATTGCTCGGTCCGGTAGTCGTTGCCGATTACCTGCAACGCGAAACCCTGCTGCAACGTCAGAACGACGGCAGCCTGCAAGGTTCCACTGATGGTCGTTGGGCGGGCAGCTTGTCGTCCGATATCAATCAACTGATGTTGCGTCAGGTTGCAGGGCAGTTGGATAGCCAGCGTGTGGTCCTGGCACCAGGGCCATCGGGATTCACTCCGGATGTGCAGGTGCTGCTGACGATTACGCGGCTCGACTCCGGCAAATCGCAACCGGCGATTCTGGATGCACAGTGGCGCCTGATCGACCGTCGCGGGCAAGTACGGGATAACCGCATCGTGCACCTGCAGGAAGAACATACCGGCACCACCGCTTCTCAGGTCCAGGCCCAGGGTGTGCTGTTGCAGCACTTGGCGCAGCAGTTGTCGGTGGCGCTCAAGCCATTGGCGAACCAGCCGCCGATTGCCGAGGTGCAGCCGCGTAAACAGGCCCCGGCCCAGGCCAAACCGGCAGCCCCGGAAAAGCCGAAGATGCCGATGGCTACGCCGATTCGTACGGACTTGGAAGTGTTCAGGTTCTGA
- a CDS encoding HAMP domain-containing protein, producing MNRPTPVKTDNFFLLIFRALRHRRVPIALRIASHNVILVALALVIYACVMGLQFKQAMHEQADALGASLTTQTATSATELLVSNDILSLNVLLNNLTKNPLVAHAAIYSVDNRIMAEAGQRPKNGLLGEAEGLYQSNITFQDVKAGQLRISLDMQQFQQPMTISLQSMGILSAILLALALALSLRLGRHISTPLMQLRIWLRDIDEHTPATDRQDEIGDLARQLHTSFAPEPKAPEIEPEPEYDDTDDYSDEPEFEVRDLRDPGFDESAPVAGLKPAPRHVVKAEEDELDEEDPFADLRDTSAVAPAAATKPVAVVRNTEPQHSAVLAVQLGSQEQLRRLPRARLTELLERYRDCLDQAASLYQSELHTLNDGSTLMLFHSEDSGEDYLTNAICCGELLRALGHALQIEVADSGITLQLQLGLTVGDDLFGMSQIDLLLTEIAQDALALSQHSRNLLLVERKISEDTLIRQRARIRPIASPEGASCVERLMEPYPSMLERQLARMHETRKP from the coding sequence GTGAACCGGCCCACGCCAGTAAAAACCGATAACTTCTTCCTGCTGATCTTCCGGGCACTGCGCCACCGCCGTGTACCGATCGCATTACGCATCGCCAGCCATAACGTGATCCTGGTCGCCTTGGCCCTGGTGATCTACGCCTGCGTGATGGGTTTGCAGTTCAAGCAGGCCATGCATGAGCAAGCCGACGCCCTGGGTGCGAGCCTGACGACCCAGACAGCCACCTCGGCGACTGAGTTGCTGGTGTCCAACGACATCCTCAGCCTCAACGTGCTGCTCAACAACCTGACCAAGAACCCGCTGGTGGCTCACGCCGCCATTTATAGCGTGGACAACCGGATCATGGCCGAAGCCGGGCAGCGCCCGAAGAACGGCTTGCTGGGTGAAGCCGAGGGCCTCTACCAGAGCAACATCACCTTTCAGGATGTGAAAGCCGGCCAACTGCGTATCAGCCTCGACATGCAGCAGTTCCAGCAGCCGATGACCATCAGCCTGCAAAGCATGGGTATCTTGAGCGCGATCCTGCTGGCTCTGGCCCTGGCCTTGAGCCTGCGTCTGGGGCGGCATATCTCCACACCGCTGATGCAACTGCGTATCTGGCTGCGGGATATCGACGAACACACCCCGGCCACTGATCGCCAGGATGAAATCGGCGACCTCGCGCGCCAGCTCCATACCAGCTTCGCTCCGGAGCCGAAAGCGCCTGAAATCGAACCGGAACCCGAATACGACGATACCGACGACTACAGCGATGAGCCTGAGTTTGAAGTACGCGACCTGCGCGACCCGGGCTTTGACGAAAGCGCTCCGGTGGCCGGCCTCAAGCCTGCACCGCGCCATGTGGTCAAGGCCGAGGAAGACGAACTCGACGAGGAAGACCCCTTCGCCGACCTGCGCGATACCTCGGCCGTGGCCCCGGCCGCTGCGACAAAACCCGTTGCGGTGGTCAGGAACACCGAGCCGCAGCACAGTGCAGTACTCGCCGTGCAACTGGGCTCCCAGGAGCAGCTGCGCCGCCTGCCTCGTGCCCGGCTGACCGAACTGCTCGAACGCTACCGCGACTGTCTCGACCAGGCCGCCTCGCTGTACCAGAGCGAGCTGCACACGTTGAACGATGGCAGCACCCTGATGCTGTTCCACAGCGAAGACAGCGGCGAAGACTACCTGACCAATGCAATCTGCTGCGGCGAATTGCTGCGCGCTCTGGGCCATGCCCTGCAGATCGAAGTGGCCGACAGCGGCATTACCCTGCAATTGCAGCTTGGCTTGACCGTGGGTGATGACCTGTTTGGCATGAGCCAGATCGACCTGCTGCTCACCGAAATCGCCCAGGATGCCCTGGCCCTGTCCCAACACAGCCGCAACCTGCTGCTGGTGGAACGCAAGATCAGTGAAGACACGCTGATCCGCCAACGCGCACGTATCCGTCCGATTGCCAGCCCTGAAGGGGCCAGTTGCGTAGAGCGGTTGATGGAACCGTACCCGTCGATGCTCGAGCGCCAGCTGGCGCGGATGCATGAGACCCGCAAGCCCTGA